From one Triticum urartu cultivar G1812 chromosome 3, Tu2.1, whole genome shotgun sequence genomic stretch:
- the LOC125545959 gene encoding pentatricopeptide repeat-containing protein At4g19220, mitochondrial-like produces MLRRAPRLLAAVNLTFPATADLARIPYPGLHVPTALFHHAPAGGEGVARHLLDGMPHGTRASSIVRALRDGARPAADAVAALHCASLKSGAVLDPPVRTSLLTAYARRRGDACAALALFEEAARPDVILWNAALDALTRSCRLGDAVVLFRRMVCVLGAFDSATMVIMLSGASRARDMELGTALHAAAVKRRLDTDLNLQNALVDMYAKCGRFCTSEAVFWRMPCWDTTSWNSMIGGSTFNGLSEVSACYFREMIRLAVQADEVTLSSVLSAASHTDDPLSFGESVHGCVVKLGYEDTASCSVANSLITFYSELGFSNDAENVFAGISSKTLVSWNAMIKGLVENEKVSEALFVFHEMICRYQPNHATLVTVISGCADQGLLREGKEIHGYIVRKGLLHEESSIGNSLLGLYMKCHHSFTAKLLFRTMPVRDLISWNTMLSSYSRDVTLGVEAQAMFKELLSEGLKCTLTTILAVLSSCSCPEDLSFGKGVHSVILKYGFVSAVSVVNALMHMYICCGDTLAALALLERIMLASDIISWNTAIVGCVQNGLHGDALEAFRFMHSSLPLNPDSITLVSVLSACGTLKLHSLGKSIHCMSLKHLLACNLRVKNALLTMYFRFADTESAESIFYSPGDINLCSWNCMISGFARNNDGWRALQFYQKIEDFVPDEMCTVSIICACTQLGDLRYGKSIHGHVVRSDLQNNVFVSASLVDMYSKCGRLDVAVRVFESSAEKSIACWNSMISALGFHGHGLRSIELFCKMIQSGMTATSSTFIALLSACSHSGLTNEGWEYYYLMSEKFGITPTAEHHVCIVDMLGRAGRLQEAHKFVESLPSKESHGVWGALLSACNNKAELKMGESIAKHLLCLEPENSGYYVTISNLYANQDMWDGAVKVRDILQDKGLMKPHGHSIVG; encoded by the coding sequence ATGCTACGCCGAGCTCCCAGGCTTCTCGCCGCCGTAAACCTCACCTTCCCCGCCACAGCCGACCTCGCCCGCATTCCCTACCCGGGCCTTCACGTACCAACAGCACTGTTCCACCATGCGCCCGCTGGGGGCGAGGGTGTCGCCCGCCACCTGCTCGACGGAATGCCCCACGGAACACGGGCCAGCTCCATCGTGCGCGCGCTCAGGGACGGCGCGCGCCCGGCTGCagacgccgtcgccgccctccACTGCGCGTCCCTCAAGTCCGGCGCGGTGCTGGACCCGCCCGTGCGCACCTCCCTCCTCACGGCCTACGCCAGGAGGAGGGGCGATGCGTGTGCCGCCCTGGCCCTGTTCGAAGAGGCCGCCCGCCCAGACGTGATCCTGTGGAACGCCGCGCTCGATGCTCTGACGCGGAGCTGCCGTCTGGGTGACGCTGTTGTTCTGTTCCGGCGGATGGTGTGCGTGCTCGGGGCGTTCGATTCGGCCACCATGGTCATCATGCTGTCGGGGGCGTCGCGTGCCAGAGACATGGAGCTTGGGACGGCGCTCCATGCCGCGGCCGTGAAGAGACGCCTCGACACTGACCTGAACCTTCAGAATGCTCTCGTGGACATGTACGCGAAGTGTGGGCGTTTCTGCACTTCGGAGGCTGTGTTTTGGAGGATGCCATGTTGGGACACCACCTCATGGAATTCTATGATAGGTGGAAGCACGTTCAATGGACTTtctgaagtttcagcttgttacTTCAGGGAGATGATCCGTTTGGCGGTTCAGGCAGATGAGGTGACCCTGTCTTCTGTCCTTTCAGCTGCTTCTCACACAGATGATCCTTTGTCCTTTGGGGAGTCTGTCCATGGCTGTGTGGTCAAGCTTGGTTACGAGGACACTGCATCTTGCTCGGTGGCGAATTCTCTGATAACATTTTATTCAGAGCTTGGATTTTCCAACGATGCGGAGAATGTCTTTGCAGGCATTTCAAGTAAAACTTTGGTATCATGGAATGCTATGATCAAGGGATTGGTGGAGAATGAAAAGGTCAGCGAAGCCCTTTTTGTTTTCCATGAAATGATATGCAGGTACCAGCCAAATCATGCCACTTTAGTGACTGTAATTTCTGGCTGTGCTGACCAAGGACTACTCCGTGAAGGGAAAGAGATCCATGGATACATAGTCAGAAAAGGCCTTCTGCATGAGGAGTCTTCTATAGGAAATAGCTTACTTGGCTTATATATGAAATGCCATCACTCATTTACTGCTAAGCTTTTGTTCAGGACAATGCCAGTAAGAGACCTGATCTCATGGAACACAATGCTTTCTAGTTACTCAAGAGATGTCACATTGGGAGTAGAGGCTCAAGCTATGTTCAAAGAGCTGCTTTCTGAAGGTTTAAAGTGCACTTTGACCACTATACTTGCTGTTCTATCTTCATGCTCTTGTCCAGAAGACCTTAGCTTTGGCAAAGGAGTTCACTCTGTTATCCTGAAGTATGGATTTGTGAGTGCAGTTTCAGTTGTTAATGCGTTGATGCACATGTACATATGCTGCGGGGACACACTGGCTGCCTTAGCGCTGCTGGAAAGAATAATGTTGGCATCAGATATTATTTCATGGAATACAGCCATAGTAGGCTGTGTACAGAATGGACTACATGGTGACGCCTTGGAAGCCTTTCGGTTCATGCATTCATCTTTGCCACTAAATCCTGACAGCATTACACTAGTTAGTGTTTTATCAGCATGTGGAACTCTTAAACTGCACTCCCTAGGAAAGTCCATCCACTGCATGTCACTGAAGCACTTGCTTGCATGCAATTTGAGGGTGAAGAATGCCCTGTTAACCATGTATTTCCGGTTTGCAGATACTGAAAGTGCCGAGTCAATCTTCTATAGTCCCGGAGATATAAATTTGTGCTCCTGGAATTGTATGATTTCTGGCTTTGCACGGAATAACGATGGCTGGAGAGCATTGCAGTTCTATcagaagattgaagacttcgtgcCTGATGAAATGTGTACAGTCAGTATCATCTGTGCTTGCACTCAACTAGGGGATCTTAGATATGGAAAGAGCATACATGGGCATGTGGTCAGGTCTGATCTTCAAAATAATGTTTTTGTTTCAGCATCGCTAGTTGATATGTACAGTAAGTGCGGAAGACTCGACGTTGCTGTCAGAGTATTTGAATCCTCTGCTGAAAAATCAATTGCTTGCTGGAACTCCATGATATCAGCTTTAGGATTTCATGGGCATGGGTTGCGATCAATAGAACTATTCTGCAAGATGATTCAGTCTGGGATGACAGCCACGAGTAGTACTTTTATTGCTCTTTTGTCAGCTTGCAGTCACTCTGGACTCACTAATGAAGGATGGGAGTATTACTACCTTATGTCAGAGAAATTTGGGATTACTCCAACAGCCGAACACCATGTATGCATCGTAGACATGCTTGGTCGTGCTGGTCGGCTGCAGGAAGCACATAAATTTGTGGAGAGTTTACCATCCAAGGAATCACATGGAGTTTGGGGTGCACTGTTAAGTGCTTGCAATAACAAGGCTGAACTCAAGATGGGCGAGTCCATCGCAAAGCATTTGCTCTGCCTGGAGCCTGAAAACAGTGGTTATTATGTGACAATTTCTAACCTGTATGCAAATCAAGACATGTGGGATGGTGCAGTCAAAGTTAGGGACATTTTGCAAGATAAAGGATTGATGAAGCCCCATGGTCACAGTATTGTTGGGTAA
- the LOC125549227 gene encoding two-component response regulator ORR24-like has protein sequence MATMGGDQRQMMEDAAEDKFPEGLRILVVDDDRVCLTVLEALLRRCKYQLLSVDCDKKVVMKGIEHGASDFMVKPVRTHELKNIWQHVQRWRNPKAISHISDHDSDVQRVQPATADKSKLSGNKRNVVDDSNKHNESTCVSATHRKPRVTWTIQLHNKFLEAINQIGLDRAVPKKVLELMNVDYLSRENIASHLQKYRLHLKKVNSNHSGDAYERWNSSYNMNNKGNFMHNHEHGRWSASSSDTSSWSTNNYGATGHLAPAMNTQSNFDMGSYLHDGRMLRYVGKQPSDARRFTGFGDPPVSLYNNIPNEIMLDEFPSFNYSNSYADLMCGKLMEISKGKTPSNCQSSFANTTVGGGRSLVASQVNFPQINQLESYAMSSGRLPLQNEKAPFISNTTLVGGFTEQMAPFNMASNTSSVGTMLNGSSALDASRTSTKDNHLVNSERTTSMLHNLQTDDFFSLTQLLDGGDGASILPMQEGTLDQQPLNDQLNEINAFSVDDIFSNMNLEDFTGDDPIVEEA, from the exons ATGGCCACGATGGGTGGGGACCAAAGGCAGATGATGGAGGATGCGGCGGAGGACAAGTTCCCGGAGGGGTtacgcatcctcgtcgtcgacgaCGACCGCGTCTGCCTCACGGTACTAGAAGCCCTCTTGCGCCGTTGCAAGTACCAAC TGCTATCCGTCGATTGCGACAAGAAGGTTGTGATGAAGGGGATAGAACATGGCGCATCCGACTTTATGGTGAAGCCAGTTCGTACCCATGAGCTAAAAAACATATGGCAACATGTTCAAAGGTGGAGAAATCCCAAAGCAATAAGCCACATCAGCGATCATGACAGTGATGTCCAGAGAGTTCAACCAGCGACTGCTGACAAGAGTAAGTTATCGGGGAATAAGAGAAATGTTGTAGATGATTCTAACAAGCACAATGAAAGCACATGTGTATCCGCCACCCACAGAAAGCCCAGGGTGACATGGACAATTCAGCTGCATAACAAGTTTCTAGAAGCTATCAACCAGATTGGCCTTGATA GGGCTGTTCCAAAAAAGGTATTGGAGCTGATGAATGTGGATTACCTCAGTAGAGAGAATATCGCGAGTCATCTACAG AAGTATAGATTGCACTTAAAAAAAGTCAACTCAAATCACTCTGGTGATGCATATGAAAGATGGAACTCATCGTACAACATGAACAACAAGGGCAATTTCATGCATAATCATGAACATGGAAGATGGAGTGCGTCCTCTAGCGACACTTCCTCTTGGAGTACAAACAACTATGGTGCAACAGGTCACTTGGCTCCGGCGATGAACACCCAAAGCAACTTCGACATGGGGTCATACCTCCATGATGGTAGAATGCTGAGGTATGTTGGGAAACAACCGTCGGATGCAAGAAGATTCACAGGTTTTGGTGACCCTCCCGTTAGCCTATACAACAACATACCCAATGAGATAATGTTAGATGAATTTCCTTCATTCAATTATAGCAATTCCTATGCTGACCTCATGTGTGGCAAGCTAATGGAGATAAGCAAAGGCAAAACCCCTTCCAATTGTCAAAGTTCATTTGCAAATACAACAGTTGGTGGCGGGAGGTCTCTTGTCGCATCACAAGTGAACTTCCCACAGATCAACCAACTAGAGAGCTATGCAATGTCATCTGGCCGGTTGCCTCTGCAAAATGAAAAGGCACCATTCATAAGCAACACCACATTAGTGGGAGGCTTCACTGAGCAGATGGCACCATTCAACATGGCAAGCAACACAAGCTCAGTAGGAACGATGTTGAATGGTAGCTCTGCACTTGATGCAAGTAGAACTTCAACTAAAGATAATCATCTGGTCAATAGTGAAAGAACTACTTCGATGCTTCACAACCTTCAGACAGACGATTTCTTCTCATTGACTCAGCTACTTGATGGCGGGGATGGAGCTAGCATTCTTCCTATGCAAGAAGGCACACTTGATCAGCAACCTCTTAATGATCAACTGAATGAAATCAATGCCTTCTCAGTGGATGATATATTTTCCAACATGAACCTGGAA GATTTCACGGGAGATGATCCTATCGTGGAAGAAGCATGA